The Manis javanica isolate MJ-LG chromosome 2, MJ_LKY, whole genome shotgun sequence genome contains a region encoding:
- the LOC140845060 gene encoding NUT family member 1-like, translated as MPPPPSCLKPACPLPLPHCRMSGPPYILGLFRFQLALPEWDSEQLVEEAALSDWTGLSMWNGQAAAVGSQPVRMTPGGARIPEKAGATAQPATAQAHRYQRSPHTEALIEIPPEAVTDGLDITEGPLGPGGPAEGAPGGERGDESSGPPLGEEGDYPDPGLLTYLDKLCAEDKYFLAKVDVVLHPRFLVELLSPHPELDLLALTEELEKEEGLSILQLEHRRLLELRQEEEDVQASLSHGAPRLDSRPSVSEAGQSPQRPGLSPAGPPAAKASRQPPCAGTAPAEKTPLPGASLGDAGGPALGLGLGCPSQAQKRKGDPFVPERSKKRPCSQ; from the exons atgcctccccctccctcctgcctcaagcccgcctgccctctgcccctcccccactgcagaaTGTCTGGACCCCCGTACATTCTAGGCCTGTTTAGATTCCAACTTGCCCTCCCTGAGTGGGATTCTGAGCAGTTGGTGGAGGAGGCTGCTCTCTCGGACTGGACTGGGCTCTCAATGTGGAACGGCCAGGCAGCTGCAGTCGGCTCTCAGCCCGTGAGGATGACTCCAGGAGGAG CTCGCATCCCCGAGAAGGCTGGCGCCACGGCCCAGCCCGCCACCGCCCAGGCGCACCGATACCAGCGGAGCCCGCACACCGAGGCGCTGATTGAGATCCCTCCTGAGGCCGTGACCGACGGCCTAGACATCACGGAGGGGCCGCTGGGGCCTGGCGGCCCAGCTGAGGGGGCGCCTGGTGGAGAACGGGGAGACGAGAGCTCCGGGCCACCACTGGGAGAGGAAGGCGACTACCCAGACCCGGGTCTCCTTACCTACCTTGACAAACTTTGTGCCGAGGACAAATACTTCCTTGCCAAG GTGGACGTAGTGCTGCACCCACGCTTCCTTGTGGAGTTGCTCTCCCCACATCCCGAGCTGGACCTCTTGGCCCTCactgaggagctggagaaggaggaaggactgTCCATCTTACAG CTGGAGCACAGGCGACTCCTGGaactgaggcaggaggaggaggatgtgcAGGCCTCCCTGAGTCACGGCGCACCCCGACTGGACTCAAGGCCTTCTGTGTCTGAGGCCGGCCAGTCTCCCCAGAGGCCAGGCCTCAGCCCCGCTGGCCCTCCAGCTGCCAAGGCCAGCAGGCAGCCCCCGTGTGCAGGCACAGCTCCTGCTGAGAAGAcacccctgccaggggccagcctcGGGGACGCTGGGGGGCCAGCCTTGGGTCTGGGTCTGGGCTGCCCCTCACAGGCCCAgaagagaaagggggaccctttTGTCCCAGAGAGGTCTAAGAAGCGGCCCTGCAGCCAGTAG